The proteins below come from a single Candidatus Schekmanbacteria bacterium RIFCSPLOWO2_02_FULL_38_14 genomic window:
- a CDS encoding translation elongation factor G: MAEFDLTQLRNICVLGHGGDGKTSCCDAILFSAKAVDRFGRVDNGTSKFDFDPDEIKKKHTINSSLGFCEWKKHKINIIDTPGDANFVGETKSSAKASDAAVIVLDAHSGVKVQTVRTWEFADEFRLPKIVFINMMDKERADFNRVLDSLKKTFKASFIPLTYPIGAEQTFRGVVDLLAGKAHIYKGGETGDFSTENIPDDIKRECQKLKEKLIESSVEQDEKMMEKYLEGGEIKEEDLLPLLRKGIVDGDVVPVLCGSAIKNIGMKELLDAVVSLLPSPSERPAVKGKSADNKEIERKPDLKDPFSALIFKTIADPFAGKLTLFRVYSGKLDSDSQFYNSKKQRIEKFGQIFFMQGKDHIPVKQVKTGDIAAFAKLKETATGDSICDSDKNAIVYDFITLPAPMISFAIEPKTMGDDEKASSSLARLCEEDLTLKLKRESQTKELLLSGMGVSHIELAVEKLKRKFGVEVVMKTPKIPYRETIKASAQAQGRYKRQSGGRGQYGDTHIKIEPLPHGKGFEFIDEIKGGSIPKNYIPSVEKGIVETMHSGELAGFPVVDIRVRLFDGSFHEVDSSDMAFKIAGSMGFKKAFMEAKPVLLEPIMNIDVIVPDDCMGDIIGDINSRRGKMKGVEPMGKTQVIKASIPLAEVLSYAPDLKSISGGRGYFTMEPSHYEEVPAHLCEKIIAENKKEKQTEE; the protein is encoded by the coding sequence ATGGCAGAGTTTGACTTAACGCAACTGCGCAATATCTGTGTTCTGGGACATGGAGGTGACGGAAAAACCTCCTGCTGTGATGCAATTCTGTTTTCCGCCAAAGCTGTTGACAGGTTTGGAAGAGTTGACAACGGAACTTCAAAATTTGATTTTGACCCGGATGAAATCAAGAAGAAACATACAATCAACTCCTCGCTTGGATTCTGTGAATGGAAAAAACATAAAATCAACATAATTGATACTCCCGGAGATGCAAATTTTGTCGGAGAAACAAAAAGCTCAGCAAAAGCCTCTGATGCTGCAGTGATTGTTCTTGATGCGCATTCAGGCGTGAAAGTACAGACAGTAAGGACATGGGAATTTGCTGATGAATTCCGTTTGCCAAAAATTGTCTTTATAAATATGATGGATAAAGAGAGGGCTGATTTCAACCGTGTGCTGGATAGCCTGAAAAAAACCTTTAAAGCATCATTCATACCTCTCACCTACCCAATAGGTGCTGAACAAACATTCAGGGGAGTTGTTGACCTTCTCGCTGGCAAAGCACACATTTACAAGGGAGGAGAAACCGGAGATTTTTCCACTGAAAATATTCCTGATGATATCAAAAGAGAATGCCAGAAGCTGAAGGAAAAGCTTATTGAGTCATCCGTGGAACAGGATGAGAAGATGATGGAAAAATATCTTGAGGGAGGAGAGATAAAGGAAGAAGATTTACTACCGCTTCTCCGCAAAGGAATAGTTGATGGAGATGTGGTTCCTGTTCTCTGCGGTTCTGCAATAAAAAACATAGGGATGAAAGAGCTTCTCGATGCAGTGGTCTCTTTATTGCCATCGCCATCAGAAAGACCCGCTGTAAAAGGGAAATCTGCTGACAATAAGGAAATAGAAAGAAAGCCGGATTTAAAAGACCCGTTTTCTGCTCTTATCTTTAAAACAATAGCTGACCCCTTTGCCGGCAAATTAACCCTTTTCAGGGTTTATTCAGGAAAACTCGATTCTGACTCTCAGTTCTACAACTCAAAAAAACAAAGGATAGAAAAATTCGGACAGATATTTTTTATGCAGGGAAAAGACCATATTCCAGTAAAGCAGGTAAAGACTGGAGACATTGCGGCATTTGCAAAATTAAAGGAAACAGCAACAGGAGACAGTATCTGCGATAGTGATAAAAATGCAATTGTTTATGATTTCATAACACTTCCGGCTCCTATGATTTCTTTTGCCATTGAACCAAAAACAATGGGGGATGATGAAAAAGCAAGTTCAAGTCTTGCGAGGCTTTGCGAAGAAGACCTTACGCTGAAACTCAAAAGGGAATCTCAGACAAAGGAGCTTCTTCTCTCAGGAATGGGAGTTTCCCACATTGAGCTTGCTGTCGAGAAACTCAAAAGAAAATTTGGAGTAGAAGTTGTAATGAAAACACCAAAGATACCATACAGGGAAACAATCAAAGCATCTGCACAGGCTCAGGGAAGATACAAGCGTCAGTCAGGAGGACGGGGACAGTACGGCGACACACATATAAAAATCGAACCTCTTCCCCACGGCAAGGGATTTGAATTTATTGATGAGATTAAGGGGGGATCAATACCTAAAAACTACATTCCATCAGTAGAAAAGGGAATTGTTGAAACAATGCACTCAGGAGAACTTGCTGGATTTCCTGTGGTAGATATCCGTGTCAGACTCTTTGATGGTTCCTTCCACGAAGTGGATTCATCTGATATGGCTTTTAAAATCGCAGGTTCAATGGGTTTCAAGAAAGCCTTTATGGAAGCGAAACCTGTGCTTCTTGAACCGATTATGAATATTGATGTGATTGTTCCTGATGACTGTATGGGAGATATAATAGGAGACATTAACAGCAGGAGAGGAAAAATGAAAGGTGTTGAACCAATGGGGAAAACACAGGTTATTAAGGCATCAATACCTCTTGCTGAAGTCCTTAGCTATGCCCCGGACCTAAAGTCAATCTCAGGCGGAAGGGGATACTTTACAATGGAACCTTCTCATTACGAGGAAGTTCCGGCTCATTTGTGCGAAAAAATAATTGCTGAAAACAAGAAAGAAAAACAAACCGAGGAATAA
- a CDS encoding aldehyde dehydrogenase, whose product MLINGEWVSSDEKIEVLNPYNGTVLGTVPKATKSDLDNAIKAAEEGFKVISKMPAYQRSKILENTARLIEEQQEEIARTISLEAGKSIKYSRMEVSRSVETFKFASEEAKQIHGETVPMDASKAGEGRMGFFLRVPKGVIGAITPFNFPLNLVAHKVAPAIAAGNSVVLKPATATPITSIKLGEIMIEAGLPKGVLNIVTGRGSELGDWIVTDDRIAMITFTGSLEVGKRIKSMAGIKPVTLELGSNSAVIIDEGVNPGQAVPRCIMGGFANSGQVCISVQRIYVHQSIEKKFTEEFVASIKKLNVGNPLDSDVEFGPMIDEKEARRIEEWIDEAVKQGAKVLTGGKRNGSIVQATVLTDVTADMKVIKDETFAPVVSIIPFKNFEEAVSMVNNSIYGLNAGVYTNNLRNAIMAAKEIKVGGVIINDVPTFRVDQMPYGGVKSSGIGREGLKYAIEEMTDIKMIVFNV is encoded by the coding sequence ATGCTTATTAACGGTGAATGGGTAAGCAGTGACGAGAAAATAGAAGTATTAAATCCATACAACGGAACAGTCCTTGGAACAGTTCCAAAAGCCACAAAGAGTGATTTGGATAATGCGATAAAAGCTGCTGAAGAAGGCTTTAAAGTCATTTCTAAAATGCCGGCATACCAGCGTTCAAAAATACTTGAAAATACCGCAAGGCTGATAGAAGAACAGCAGGAGGAGATTGCAAGAACCATATCCCTTGAAGCAGGAAAATCAATAAAATATTCAAGGATGGAAGTTAGCAGATCTGTTGAAACCTTTAAGTTTGCCTCTGAAGAAGCAAAGCAGATTCACGGAGAAACTGTTCCAATGGACGCATCAAAGGCAGGGGAAGGCAGAATGGGATTTTTTCTCAGGGTTCCAAAAGGAGTTATTGGAGCAATAACGCCATTCAACTTTCCTCTCAATCTTGTAGCGCACAAGGTTGCGCCTGCAATTGCAGCAGGAAATTCCGTAGTTTTAAAGCCTGCTACTGCAACTCCAATCACGTCAATAAAACTCGGTGAAATAATGATTGAGGCAGGTCTCCCAAAAGGAGTTTTAAATATTGTTACAGGCAGGGGTTCTGAATTAGGGGACTGGATTGTGACTGACGACAGAATAGCGATGATAACTTTCACAGGAAGCCTTGAAGTAGGAAAAAGGATTAAATCCATGGCAGGAATAAAGCCTGTTACCCTTGAACTTGGCTCCAATTCGGCAGTAATAATTGATGAGGGAGTAAATCCCGGGCAGGCAGTCCCAAGATGCATTATGGGAGGTTTTGCAAACTCTGGTCAGGTTTGCATTTCTGTCCAGAGAATCTATGTGCACCAGAGCATTGAGAAAAAATTCACTGAAGAATTTGTAGCCTCTATAAAAAAATTAAATGTTGGAAATCCCCTTGACAGCGATGTCGAGTTTGGACCAATGATTGATGAGAAAGAAGCGAGAAGAATAGAAGAATGGATTGATGAGGCAGTTAAACAGGGAGCAAAGGTTCTGACAGGCGGTAAAAGAAACGGCTCAATTGTTCAGGCAACAGTTCTAACTGATGTAACTGCTGATATGAAAGTTATAAAGGATGAAACATTTGCCCCTGTGGTATCAATTATCCCATTCAAAAATTTCGAGGAAGCAGTTTCAATGGTCAATAACTCAATATACGGCTTGAATGCAGGAGTTTATACAAACAACTTAAGGAATGCCATTATGGCAGCAAAAGAAATAAAGGTTGGCGGTGTTATAATCAATGATGTTCCAACCTTTCGTGTTGACCAAATGCCCTATGGAGGAGTTAAGAGCAGCGGAATAGGAAGAGAGGGATTAAAATATGCCATTGAAGAGATGACAGATATAAAGATGATAGTATTCAATGTATAG
- a CDS encoding alanine--glyoxylate aminotransferase — translation MFDIAEEIKIPVRILMGPGPSNVHPRVLKAMSMPMIGHLDPVFLKIMDQTMELLRKVFQTKNCLTIPVSGTGSAGMEAAFVNFVEEGDRVVVGIKGVFGERIADLLRRLKAEVVEVREEWGKPIDISRIANELKKNKAKAVAIVHAETSTGVLQPIEELGKFVRESGSLFIVDTVTSLGGVPVKVDEWLIDVCYSGTQKCLSCPPGISPLTVNERAINVMKSRRTRIPSWYLDLTMIEKYWGSERVYHHTAPVSMIYALREALKLIIEEGLEERFSRHKENYRYLAEKLEGIGIKYLVEEKYRLPTLNSVLIPQGTDDKDVRKKLIEEYGIEIGGGLGNLSGKIWRIGLMGYSSNKDNINLLISALKKILSKQ, via the coding sequence AAGAGATAAAAATCCCTGTGAGAATACTTATGGGTCCTGGTCCAAGCAATGTTCATCCACGGGTATTAAAGGCAATGTCCATGCCAATGATAGGACATCTTGATCCTGTTTTCCTGAAAATAATGGATCAGACCATGGAGCTTTTAAGAAAGGTATTTCAGACAAAAAACTGCCTGACAATTCCTGTTTCAGGAACAGGAAGCGCCGGAATGGAAGCCGCGTTTGTAAATTTTGTTGAAGAAGGGGACAGGGTTGTTGTTGGAATAAAAGGAGTATTTGGTGAAAGGATTGCAGACCTTTTAAGACGCTTAAAAGCTGAAGTCGTAGAGGTCAGGGAAGAATGGGGAAAGCCAATTGACATAAGCAGAATCGCAAATGAATTAAAGAAAAATAAAGCAAAAGCTGTTGCCATAGTCCACGCTGAAACTTCTACAGGAGTGCTTCAGCCAATAGAAGAACTCGGAAAATTTGTGAGAGAGAGTGGTTCGCTGTTTATAGTTGATACAGTGACATCTTTGGGTGGCGTCCCTGTTAAAGTTGATGAGTGGCTTATAGATGTGTGCTACAGCGGAACACAGAAATGCCTTAGCTGTCCCCCCGGAATCTCACCACTTACCGTAAATGAAAGAGCAATAAATGTTATGAAAAGCAGGCGCACAAGAATACCGAGCTGGTATCTTGACCTTACAATGATTGAAAAATACTGGGGCTCAGAAAGGGTATATCACCATACAGCTCCTGTATCCATGATTTATGCCCTGAGAGAAGCTCTCAAACTGATAATTGAAGAAGGGCTTGAAGAGCGGTTCAGCCGTCACAAGGAGAACTACAGATACCTTGCAGAAAAACTTGAAGGCATTGGGATTAAATATCTCGTAGAAGAAAAATACAGGCTTCCAACATTAAATTCCGTACTGATTCCTCAGGGAACAGATGATAAGGATGTAAGGAAAAAACTCATTGAGGAGTATGGTATTGAAATTGGAGGAGGACTTGGGAATCTTTCAGGAAAGATATGGAGAATAGGTCTGATGGGTTACTCGTCAAATAAAGATAATATCAATCTTCTTATAAGTGCCTTAAAAAAAATACTGTCAAAGCAATAA